From Temnothorax longispinosus isolate EJ_2023e chromosome 3, Tlon_JGU_v1, whole genome shotgun sequence, one genomic window encodes:
- the LOC139809361 gene encoding cilia- and flagella-associated protein 251-like gives MAIYTTASPSVVDRSQIKINEETETIEINAKKKCLEQRFAEHDLCPFKLQWSFGMNPEAPVINLTTENRALLAYACSHVAVIYDYSSRKMLPLLGHVGIRLDLPQNNDNYWQIVLKRNLIVLFSETLLKFCQLRVTASGC, from the exons ATGGCGATTTATACCACCGCTTCTCCATCGGTTGTCGATCGATCTCAAATCAAAATTAACGAAGAGACGGAAACCATTGAAATAAACGCGAAGAAAAAATGTCTCGAGCAAAGATTCGCGGAGCACGATCTTTGCCCGTTC AAACTGCAATGGTCCTTCGGGATGAATCCGGAGGCACCAGTCATAAATTTAACTACCGAAAATCGCGCGTTATTGGCATACGCCTGTTCGCACGTGGCCGTGATTTACGACTATAGTTCGAGGAAAATGTTACCACTTCTAGGTCATGTCGGTATACGTTTGGATTTGCCGCAAAACAATGATAATTACTGGCAAATAGTACTGAAGAGAAACCTAATTGTCCTTTTTAGCGAAACGCTGTTAAAATTCTGTCAACTTCGCGTGACGGCAAGTGGTTGCTAA
- the LOC139809770 gene encoding cilia- and flagella-associated protein 251, whose translation MNKNGHALSYDCPKIMTKFQHIGIFNVSCYVPKIQQALTASTNGCVLIWGNVSCEDKHAVDDTGCKKKKHIKTLNLQKSSITVMLDNEGMLVTGNSNGRITFYDYQLRLLYWCQSCDLDSIRWISFDLQSNLLAPAFADDVPENERQDNSKTGTVLSELTINAEHILQNYKSNKSTATNETIPSCFPTDTTLQRSPFNVRNFLACSFTGVIALIEIRKQKCHLVFHHPVSIPTCMDAHPESNYVVVGDAQGTVHLYNHEKCTLIISRSTPPLPDYQPILAKQITDENIVYVTCPQSHETLKTVTALKFSPRCDMLVCGLENGAIWILHHITLDPIDEIPYKHSSAAVNKIAFTRCANYMAYADNALTVVVFKRNETVASKECNMWNLIGKYHSHYLPIRDILFGSAASDSDAPRFFSLGEDRELIEYDLARSGPYPVPGLQILRIDQIEQSAVPLCLAWYPESGTERFIMISNSEVILLRFI comes from the exons ATGAATAAGAATGGTCACGCTTTGAGCTACGATTGCCCCaaaattatgacaaaatttCAACATATTGGTATCTTTAATGTGTCATGCTACGTTCCAAAAATACAACAAGCATTGACAGCGAGTACAAATG GTTGCGTTTTAATATGGGGCAATGTTTCTTGTGAAGACAAACATGCTGTCGATGATACTGGTtgtaagaagaagaaacatATAAAGACTCTTAATTTACAGAAAAGCAGTATTACTGTTATGCTTGATAACGAAgg TATGCTTGTCACGGGAAATTCGAATGGCCGCATTACTTTCTATGATTATCAATTAAGACTTTTATATTGGTGTCAGAGTTGCGATCTAGACTCCATTCGATGGATAAGCTTCGATCTCCAATCCAATTTGCTAGCTCCGGCATTTGCCGATGATGTACCTGAAA ACGAGCGTCAAGATAATAGCAAAACGGGGACAGTCTTATCAGAACTCACTATAAATGCAGAACACATTCTACAAAACTACAAGAGTAATAAATCCACGGCAACTAACGAAACAATACCGAGCTGTTTTCCAACGGATACTACGTTACAGCGTTCTCCATTTAATGTCCGAAATTTTCTTGCAT GTTCTTTTACGGGCGTAATAGCACTAATAGAAATCCGAAAGCAGAAATGTCATCTTGTGTTTCATCATCCGGTTTCAATTCCGACTTGTATGGACGCTCACCCAGAAAG CAATTATGTGGTAGTGGGTGACGCGCAAGGTACTGTGCATTTATACAATCATGAAAAATGCACTCTGATAATATCCAGGAGCACGCCACCTCTTCCGGACTATCAGCCGATTCTCGCTAAACAAATTACCGATGAAAACATCGTTTATGTCACCTGCCCGCAAAGCCACGAGACCTTGAAGACCGTCACGGCTCTAAAGTTCTCACCGAGAT gcGATATGCTGGTGTGCGGCTTAGAAAATGGGGCGATCTGGATTCTACATCACATTACCTTGGATCCTATAGACGAAATACCGTACAAGCATTCTTCGGCGGCTGTTAATAAAATCGCTTTCACGCGGTGCGCGAACTACATGGCTTACGCG GATAACGCGTTGACGGTGGTagtatttaaaagaaatgagACCGTCGCGTCGAAGGAATGCAACATGTGGAACTTGATTGGAAAATATCACTCGCACTATTTACCTATCAGAGACATACTTTTTGGTTCGGCCGCATCCGATTCCGATGCACCgcggtttttttctttgggAGAGGATCGAGAGCTCATCGAATACGATCTCGCGCGCAG CGGACCATATCCAGTGCCAGGACTTCAAATTTTACGTATCGATCAAATCGAACAGAGCGCCGTTCCCCTTTGCCTAGCATGGTATCCCGAGTCCGGTACTGAAAGATTCATCATGATCTCAAATTCTGAAGTAATACTCCTGCGATTCATCTAG